TTTACATCCTCCAGCATCCCAAGGACCTTTACCTGCCCATAGGGGAGCGGCGGGTCTACGGGGAAAACGCCCTAACCCTGGTGGAGGTTTAGATGCACGTGGTCTACCCGGGAAGCTTTGACCCCCTTACCAACGGCCACCTGGACGTGATCCAACGGGCGAGCCGCCTCTTCGCTAGGGTGACGGTGGCCGTGCTGGAAAACCCCAACAAGCGGGGCCAGTACCTCTTCACCGCCGAGGAGCGCCTGGGCATCATCCGCGAGGCCACCGCCCACCTGCCTAACGTGGAGGCCGCCACCTTTTCGGGGCTTTTGGTGGACTTCGTGCGGCGGGTAGGGGCCCAGGCCATCGTCAAGGGCCTCCGGGCGGTGTCCGATTACGAGTACGAGCTCCAGATGGCCCACCTGAACCGCCAGCTCCTGCCTGGCCTGGAGACCCTCTTCATCCTCTCTGCCACCCGCTACTCCTTCGTGTCCAGCACCATGGTGAAGGAGATCGCCCGCTACGGGGGGGATGTCTCCAAGCTGGTGCCCCCGGCCACCCTTCGGGCCCTCAAGGCCAAGCTGGGCCGGTAAAATCCTCCTTGGAGGTCCCTATGCGGGCATTCCCCAGCAAGTACGGCAACGCCCTCGAGTTCGGCCACCTGATCGGGGGCGAAGAGGTTTACGAGGGCGAAGCCCTGGAGCGCCGAAACCCCTCGGACCGGGAGGACCTCGTGGCCCGCTTTCCCGAGGGCACGAAGGACGTCCTCCGCCGGGCGGCACGGAAGGCCCGGGAGGCCTTCCTGGAGTGGAGCCGCACCCCGGCACCCGTGCGGGGCCAGGTGCTCTTCAACCTGGTCAAGGTCCTGGATCGGGAGAAGCCCACCCTCACCCGGCTCATGGTGCGGGAGGTGGGGAAGACCCCCAAAGAGGCGGCCGGAGACGTCCAGGAGGCCATAGACACCGCCCTCTTCTTTGCCTCCGAGGGCCGGCGGCTCTACGGCCAGACCGTGCCCAGCGAGATGCCCCATAAGGAGCTCTTCACCTTCCGGCGGCCTCTGGGCGTGGTGGGCATGATCACCGCCGGGAACTTTCCCATCGCCGTCCCGAGCTGGAAGCTCATCCCGGCGGTCCTCGCGGGCAACGCCGTGGTCTGGAAGCCCTCCGACGACTCCCCAGCCCTTTCCTACATCTTTGTCAAGCTCTTTGAGGAGGCGGGGTTGCCGCCGGGGGTGATCAACGTGGTCTTCGGGGGAGGCAAGGGCTCCACGGGCCAGGGGATGGTGGAGCTCATGGACGAGGGCCTTTTCCAGAAGTTTGCCTTCACCGGGTCCACCCAGGTGGGGCGCTGGATCGGGGAGGTGGCGGGGCGGAACCTCATCCGGCCTACCCTCGAGCTCGGCGGGAAGAACCCCTTGGTGGTGATGCGGGACGCCGATCTGGACCTGGCCCTGGAGGGGGCCTGGTGGAGCGCCTTCGCCACCGGGGGACAGCGGTGCACCTCGGCGGGGAACCTCCTGGTGGACGCTCCCATCTACGAGGAGTTCAAGCGGCGCTTCCTGGAGAAGGTGGAGGCCACCTTGGTGGGGAACCCCCTCCTCCACCCCGAGGTCACCTACGGGCCCTTCATCAACGAAAGGCTCTTCGCCCGCTGGCAGGACCACTACCGGATGGGGGAGGGGGACGGGGCGAGGCTCCTTTTTGGCCGGGGACGGATCACCCGGGAAAACCCCTACCCCCGCTTCCTGGGGGACCCGGAGGCGGGGCTTTACGGCTGGCCCACGGTCTGGGAGGTAAGGCCTGGGATGCGCCTTTTTGAGGAGGAGATCTTCGGCCCCACCATTAACCTGGTAAGGGTGGACGGCATAGAGGAGGCCATAGAGGTGGCCAACAGCACGCCCTACGGCCTCTCCAGCGCCATCTACACCCAGAACCGCCACTGGGCCTACCTCTTCAAGGTGGGGATCCGCGCTGGCATGACCAGCGTCAACAACGCCACCGTGGGGGCGGAGGCCCACCTGCCCTTTGGCGGCGTCAAGGCGAGCGGCAACGGGGCCCGGGAGTCGGGGATCTGGGTCTTGGAGGAGTACACCTACTGGCATGCGGTGAACGAGGAGTACTCCGGGAGGCTGCAGCTCGCCCAGATGGACACGGGCTACGTGCGCCCCAAGGCGCCCACGCCCTGGGGGGAGGTGTTGGGATGAGGGCGCTTGGCCTCTGGCCCCTCCTCCTCCCGGCCCTGGCCCAGACCCTCGCCCCGGCCTTTCAACTGGACTGCCGCTTCCGGGGAGAGGTCAGGCCCGCCCAGGTCTTCTGGGACGGTAGCCTCTTGGGGACCTGCCCCCTCGAGGTCCAGGCCGCCCCGGGCCGCCACCTTCTCCGCCTGCGCCTCGAGGAGCCCGGGGGGACCTACCTGGCCTACGAGGCCCGGGTGGAGGTGGGGGAAGGGGGCCTGGGGGCCTTCACCGCCGAACTCCTGCGCTATGACCCCCGGGGGGAAGCCCTTAAGGGAGGAAAGGGCTTGGTCTTTGGCCTACGGCCCCAAGGGGGTCTTGGCCCTATGGCCCACTGGGTTTCGGTGTAGATCTCGGCCAAAAGACGGAGGGCCCGGAGGTCGTTGGGATTCTGCTTCGCCAGGGCTTCCGCGGCTTCCAGGGCGCGAGGTCCACGAATCCTACGGGGTAGGCCTTCCGGGCTTCCTGCCGCAGGGCCTCCACCCTTTCCAGGGTGAGGCCTCCCGCCTGCTGGGCCACTCCCGGCTGAGGAGCGCCGCCATGGCCCAAGCCAGATAGGTCTTTTTCATCCTGCACCTCCCTTAGGCTGACCTTCTTCAGGATACGCCCAGGGGGCCAGGGCGTCAAGGCTCATTGGGCGCTTTCCAGATCGGGCCTTAGCCGCACCGCCTCCCTCAGGTACACGTGGCGCACCCGGTCCTGCGGGGTGTCGGTGTTCCAGAGGGCGAGGACGCGGATGACCCGGGGGAGGCTTCCGGGTACCGGCACCTCCCGGGCTGAAAGGAGGGGCACCCGGTGGAGGCCGATTTGCCGCGCGGCCTCGGCGGGGAAGGCCGAGACCAGATCTTCGGTGACCGTGAAGATGACGGCGGCCAGCTCTTCGTGGCTTTGGATGCCGTTGGCCTCTAACATTTTCAGGAGCAACTCCCGTGTGGCCTGGTGAATGGCCTCGGGCGTGTCCTCCTCCACGGTGATGGCCCCCCTGATGCCCCGGACCATAGTTAGGTCCCATGCTAAGGGGTTTCCTGCCCGCGGGCAAGCAGGGTAGACTTTGGGGCATGAACCTTATGGCGGTCTTCGCCCATCCCGACGATGAAATCGGGGCGGCGGGCACCCTGGCCCTGCACGCCAGGCGTGGGGACCGGGTCCTCCTGGTCTGGATGACCCGGGGGGAGCTGGCCAGCCATTTCCAGGGGGTTCCGCCCGAGGAGACGGCCCGGGTGCGGGAGGGACATGGGGCCCATGTGGCGGGGCTTATCGGGGCGGAATACCGCTTTCTCCCCTTCCAGGACACCTTCCTCACGGGGGGCAGGGAGGAGGCCCTGGCCCTGGCCCGGCTCATGGCCGAGTTTCGGCCCCAGGCCGTGGTCACCTGGGACCCTTTGGACGTCCACCCGGACCACCGGGCCACGCACCAAGCGGTGCTCTCTGCCCTGAAGCTTTGCCGCATCCCCAAGTTGGTCGGGGAAGCCCACCGGGAACCCGTGCGCCTTTACCACTATCCGCGGCGGGACCTCTACCGGCCCACGCTCTACGTGGACGTCACGGAGACGGAGGAGGTGGCGGAGGCGGTCTTTGGCTTTTACCAGGGATTTTACCGCTGGCCCCTTACCCTGGAGGAGTTCCGGAGCCTCCGTCGGCTTCGGGGGCGGGAAGCAGGGGTTCGCTTTGCGGAGGCGTTTCAGACGGAGGCGCCTCCGGCGTGGCCCGGGCTTCCCTAGGGGTCTCCTCTTGGGCGGGGGTTAGGGCGTAGGCCAGGAGCACCGCGGGGAGGACCAGGGGCAGGGCGGCGTACCCCCCCCACTCCGCCGAGAGGGCCAAGGCGGCGAAGGGGGCCCGGGCCACGCCCGCCAGCACCGCCGCGCCCCCGGCCAGGGCCAGGGCGTCCGGGGGCAGGGCGAGGGGACCCGAGAGGTCGGCGAGGAGGGCCCCGAGGAATCCCCCCAGGACCAAGGCTGGGGTATAGGGGGCCCCGTAGGCCCTGACCCCCTGGGCCAGGAGGAGGAGGAGGAGCTTGGCCAAAAGGAGGAGGAAGAGGGAGGAGGGAGGGAGGAGGGGGGTGGTGGCGATGGCCACCCATCCCAGCCCGTGGCCCAGGGCCTCGGGCAGGAAGAGGAGGGCAAGGGCCAGGGCCAAGCCCAAAAGGGCGTGCCGCAGGGGAAAGGCCAGGGGCCTGAGGCGGCCTTCCAGGAAGCGGCCTCCCTCCGTCCAAGCCGTGGCCAGGGCGGCGGCCAGAACTCCGGTGAGGAGGCCTAGGGGGACGGCCTC
Above is a genomic segment from Thermus islandicus DSM 21543 containing:
- the coaD gene encoding pantetheine-phosphate adenylyltransferase yields the protein MHVVYPGSFDPLTNGHLDVIQRASRLFARVTVAVLENPNKRGQYLFTAEERLGIIREATAHLPNVEAATFSGLLVDFVRRVGAQAIVKGLRAVSDYEYELQMAHLNRQLLPGLETLFILSATRYSFVSSTMVKEIARYGGDVSKLVPPATLRALKAKLGR
- the aroH gene encoding chorismate mutase encodes the protein MVRGIRGAITVEEDTPEAIHQATRELLLKMLEANGIQSHEELAAVIFTVTEDLVSAFPAEAARQIGLHRVPLLSAREVPVPGSLPRVIRVLALWNTDTPQDRVRHVYLREAVRLRPDLESAQ
- a CDS encoding PIG-L deacetylase family protein, coding for MAVFAHPDDEIGAAGTLALHARRGDRVLLVWMTRGELASHFQGVPPEETARVREGHGAHVAGLIGAEYRFLPFQDTFLTGGREEALALARLMAEFRPQAVVTWDPLDVHPDHRATHQAVLSALKLCRIPKLVGEAHREPVRLYHYPRRDLYRPTLYVDVTETEEVAEAVFGFYQGFYRWPLTLEEFRSLRRLRGREAGVRFAEAFQTEAPPAWPGLP
- a CDS encoding aldehyde dehydrogenase family protein — protein: MRAFPSKYGNALEFGHLIGGEEVYEGEALERRNPSDREDLVARFPEGTKDVLRRAARKAREAFLEWSRTPAPVRGQVLFNLVKVLDREKPTLTRLMVREVGKTPKEAAGDVQEAIDTALFFASEGRRLYGQTVPSEMPHKELFTFRRPLGVVGMITAGNFPIAVPSWKLIPAVLAGNAVVWKPSDDSPALSYIFVKLFEEAGLPPGVINVVFGGGKGSTGQGMVELMDEGLFQKFAFTGSTQVGRWIGEVAGRNLIRPTLELGGKNPLVVMRDADLDLALEGAWWSAFATGGQRCTSAGNLLVDAPIYEEFKRRFLEKVEATLVGNPLLHPEVTYGPFINERLFARWQDHYRMGEGDGARLLFGRGRITRENPYPRFLGDPEAGLYGWPTVWEVRPGMRLFEEEIFGPTINLVRVDGIEEAIEVANSTPYGLSSAIYTQNRHWAYLFKVGIRAGMTSVNNATVGAEAHLPFGGVKASGNGARESGIWVLEEYTYWHAVNEEYSGRLQLAQMDTGYVRPKAPTPWGEVLG